One Streptomyces sp. NBC_01237 genomic region harbors:
- a CDS encoding type 1 glutamine amidotransferase, which yields MSNNGLRLVWVYPDLLSTYGDQGNALVVERRARQRGLDVQRVDVRSDQPVPTSGDIYLIGGGEDRPQRLAAERLRRDGGLSRAASNGAIIFSVCAGYQILGHEFVNDLGEREAGLGLLDVVSTRGEGARCVGDVLADIDPHLGLPPLTGFENHQGVTHLGPTARPFARVQFGRGNGTGDGTEGAYNDTVFGTYMHGPVMARNPQIADLLLKLALDVNALPPTDERWYDALRAERISAATQPA from the coding sequence ATGAGCAACAACGGTCTGCGTCTGGTCTGGGTCTACCCCGACCTGCTCAGCACGTACGGCGACCAGGGCAACGCCCTGGTCGTGGAGCGCCGGGCCCGGCAGCGCGGTCTGGACGTGCAGCGCGTCGACGTGCGCAGCGACCAGCCGGTTCCCACCTCCGGCGACATCTATCTGATCGGTGGCGGCGAGGACCGGCCGCAGCGACTGGCCGCGGAACGGCTGCGCCGCGACGGCGGGCTGAGCCGGGCCGCGTCCAACGGCGCGATCATCTTCTCGGTGTGCGCGGGCTACCAGATCCTCGGGCACGAGTTCGTCAACGACCTCGGTGAGCGCGAGGCCGGTCTCGGTCTGCTCGATGTGGTGTCCACCCGGGGCGAGGGTGCGCGGTGCGTCGGCGACGTACTGGCGGACATCGACCCGCACCTGGGGCTGCCGCCGCTGACGGGGTTCGAGAACCACCAGGGCGTCACCCATCTCGGCCCCACCGCACGGCCGTTCGCCCGGGTGCAGTTCGGCCGGGGCAACGGGACCGGGGACGGTACGGAGGGTGCGTACAACGACACCGTCTTCGGTACGTACATGCACGGTCCGGTGATGGCCCGCAACCCGCAGATCGCCGATCTGCTGCTGAAGCTGGCGCTCGATGTGAACGCGCTGCCGCCGACGGACGAGCGCTGGTACGACGCGCTGCGCGCCGAACGGATCTCCGCGGCGACACAGCCCGCCTGA
- the def gene encoding peptide deformylase, with translation MRNRPIPGSSGLIRAMSLLGDPVLHSACEDVTDFGPPLARLVEDMFATMYAAQGVGLAANQIGVPLKVFVYDCPDDDDVRHLGHIVNPELVEADGLTVRGPEGCLSLPGIEAGTARFDRAVVEGVTMTGEPVRITGTGWFARCLQHECDHLGGTVYTDRLTGLRRARALRAARRAPWASGG, from the coding sequence ATGCGAAACCGCCCGATCCCCGGCAGTTCCGGACTCATCCGTGCCATGAGTCTGCTCGGTGACCCGGTGCTCCACAGCGCCTGCGAGGACGTCACGGACTTCGGACCCCCGCTCGCCAGGCTGGTCGAGGACATGTTCGCCACCATGTACGCGGCGCAGGGTGTCGGGCTCGCCGCCAACCAGATCGGCGTCCCGCTCAAGGTGTTCGTCTACGACTGTCCGGACGACGACGATGTCCGGCACCTGGGGCACATCGTCAATCCGGAACTGGTCGAGGCGGACGGCCTTACCGTACGCGGACCGGAAGGGTGTCTTTCACTTCCGGGTATCGAGGCGGGTACGGCACGCTTCGACCGCGCGGTCGTCGAAGGGGTCACGATGACCGGCGAACCGGTACGGATCACCGGCACGGGCTGGTTCGCCCGCTGCCTCCAGCACGAGTGCGACCACCTCGGCGGCACGGTCTACACCGACCGGCTGACCGGGCTGCGCCGCGCCAGGGCGCTGCGCGCGGCGCGGCGGGCGCCCTGGGCGAGCGGCGGCTGA
- a CDS encoding MurT ligase domain-containing protein yields the protein MAGNTEPLSPRAKLAVTAGKAAAAVSRAAGRGSGSVIGGRVALKLDPDLLGRLAQHLDVILVSATNGKTTTTRLIAEALRAAGPVVSNALGANMPAGITSALAGGSDAKYGVIEVDEKYLAGVARDTTPKAIALLNLSRDQLDRAAETRMLAEHWREGLSGSKAVIIANADDPLIVWAASSSPNVVWVAAGQAWKDDAWSCPSCGGVMQRPGDDWFCGQCGFRRPAPSWALNGDYVLDPHGSAWPIHLQLPGRANKANATSSAAVAAVFGVPPQVALERMYQVQAVAGRYDVVSFQGRELRLLLAKNPAGWLETFSLIDPPPTPVILSVNARGADGTDTSWLWDVDYTQLAGHPIFVLGDRKLDLAVRLEVAGLDFRVCETLDEAVQLAPPGRIEVIANYTAFQDLRRRVGN from the coding sequence ATGGCAGGCAACACGGAGCCGTTGTCGCCGCGGGCCAAGCTGGCCGTGACGGCGGGCAAGGCCGCGGCGGCGGTGTCGCGCGCCGCGGGGCGCGGCAGCGGATCGGTGATCGGCGGCCGGGTGGCGCTCAAGCTCGACCCCGACCTGCTGGGGCGGCTGGCGCAGCACCTGGACGTGATCCTCGTGTCGGCGACGAACGGCAAGACGACCACCACACGGCTGATCGCCGAGGCACTGCGGGCCGCTGGGCCCGTCGTGTCGAACGCGCTCGGCGCGAACATGCCCGCGGGCATCACCTCGGCGCTGGCCGGCGGCTCGGACGCGAAGTACGGCGTGATCGAGGTCGACGAGAAGTACCTCGCCGGTGTCGCACGCGACACGACGCCCAAGGCGATCGCGCTGCTCAATCTCTCCCGCGACCAGCTGGACCGCGCGGCGGAGACCCGGATGCTCGCGGAGCACTGGCGCGAGGGGCTGTCCGGCTCGAAGGCCGTGATCATCGCCAACGCCGACGACCCGCTGATCGTGTGGGCGGCGTCCTCCTCCCCCAATGTGGTGTGGGTGGCGGCCGGTCAGGCGTGGAAGGACGACGCGTGGTCCTGCCCGTCCTGCGGCGGCGTGATGCAGCGGCCGGGCGACGACTGGTTCTGCGGGCAGTGCGGCTTCCGCCGTCCCGCCCCGAGCTGGGCGCTGAACGGCGACTACGTGCTGGACCCGCACGGTTCGGCATGGCCGATCCACCTCCAGCTGCCCGGCCGGGCGAACAAGGCGAACGCCACCAGCTCGGCCGCCGTCGCGGCCGTCTTCGGTGTGCCGCCGCAGGTCGCCCTGGAACGCATGTACCAGGTGCAGGCCGTCGCGGGCCGCTATGACGTGGTCTCCTTCCAGGGCCGTGAGCTGCGGCTCCTGCTGGCGAAGAACCCGGCGGGCTGGCTGGAGACGTTCTCCCTGATCGACCCGCCGCCGACGCCGGTGATCCTCTCGGTCAACGCCCGTGGCGCGGACGGTACGGACACCTCCTGGCTGTGGGACGTCGACTACACCCAGCTCGCCGGCCACCCGATCTTCGTGCTCGGTGACCGCAAGCTGGACCTCGCGGTCCGGCTCGAAGTGGCCGGTCTCGACTTCCGGGTCTGCGAGACCCTCGACGAGGCCGTGCAGCTGGCTCCGCCCGGCCGTATCGAGGTCATCGCCAACTACACCGCCTTCCAGGATCTGCGCCGTCGTGTCGGCAACTGA
- a CDS encoding TetR family transcriptional regulator, with protein METTRQAERQRSAAERRRRELLEAADRVVLRDGPKASMNAIAAEAGITKPILYRHFGDKGGLYRALAKRHTDALLSALRSALDAPAERRERVEATLDTYLAAIEARPQVYRFLMHPSDDAAPSPEQGFDVGRHSAPLLRRLGEELGKVIAERVDLGPDSEQMARIWGHGIVGMMHAAGDWWLGDRPCSRAQLVRSLADLLWGRLAGAGDRPGGPGF; from the coding sequence ATGGAGACCACGCGACAGGCCGAGCGGCAGCGCAGCGCGGCCGAACGCCGCCGCCGCGAGCTGCTGGAGGCCGCGGACCGGGTGGTGCTCAGGGACGGGCCCAAGGCGTCGATGAACGCGATCGCCGCCGAGGCCGGGATCACCAAGCCCATCCTCTACCGCCACTTCGGGGACAAGGGCGGGCTCTACCGCGCACTCGCCAAGCGGCACACCGACGCGCTGCTGAGCGCGCTGCGCTCGGCGCTCGACGCACCGGCTGAGCGCCGTGAACGGGTGGAGGCCACGCTCGACACCTACCTCGCCGCGATCGAGGCCCGCCCGCAGGTCTACCGCTTCCTGATGCACCCGTCCGACGACGCCGCCCCCTCCCCCGAGCAGGGCTTCGACGTCGGCCGGCACTCCGCGCCGCTGCTGCGCCGCCTCGGCGAGGAGCTCGGCAAGGTCATCGCCGAGCGGGTGGACCTGGGCCCGGACAGCGAGCAGATGGCGCGCATCTGGGGCCACGGCATCGTCGGCATGATGCACGCGGCGGGCGACTGGTGGCTGGGCGACCGGCCCTGCTCCCGCGCGCAGTTGGTGCGCAGCCTGGCCGATCTGCTGTGGGGCAGGCTGGCCGGCGCGGGCGACCGGCCCGGCGGTCCCGGCTTCTGA